A stretch of the Malus domestica chromosome 08, GDT2T_hap1 genome encodes the following:
- the LOC103451182 gene encoding sister chromatid cohesion protein PDS5 homolog B-like isoform X1: MFVELADMESPLFSRRAKIVETVARCKCCVIMLDINCNDLVLEMFNIFFSVVRQHHQQSLINDILSIMVHILNEEASQPLLNVVLQNLVKELKNADCASSQLSVSVIQTCADKLESFVCGVLTSCILDGDADGSELREFYHYIIFKFFGCAPQMLLAVIPNLTQELLTDQVDVQLKAVNLIGKLFTLPDHHSAQRYHDQSLWGRITRSSPCP; encoded by the exons ATGTTCGTGGAGCTAGCTGACATGGAAAGCCCGCTCTTCTCGAGGAGGGCTAAAATAGTAGAGACTGTTGCACGATGTAAATGTTGTGTGATCATGTTGGATATTAACTGCAATGATCTAGTTCTCGAAATGTTTAATATATTCTTCTCTGTTGTGAG GCAACACCATCAGCAGAGTTTGATAAATGATATTTTGTCTATAATGGTTCATATACTAAACGAGGAAGCTTCTCAGCCACTTTTGAATGTGGTTCTACAAAATCTTGTGAAGGAGTTAAAG AATGCAGACTGTGCTTCTTCCCAGCTTTCAGTTTCTGTGATTCAAACGTGCGCAGACAAACTTGAGTCCTTTGTTTGTGGGGTTCTGACATCTTGTATTTTGGATGGAGATGCTGATGGGAGTGAGCTCAGAGAATTTTACCATtatatcatttttaaattttttgggtGTGCTCCTCAGATGCTTCTTGCTGTCATTCCAAATTTGACTCAAGAGTTATTG ACTGATCAGGTTGATGTGCAACTAAAAGCTGTTAATTTGATTGGAAAACTTTTCACACTGCCTGATCACCATAGTGCACAAAGGTATCATGACCAATCCCTCTGGGGCAGAATCACAAGAAGTTCTCC CTGCCCTTGA
- the LOC139198243 gene encoding small ribosomal subunit protein eS27y-like has product MVLQNDIDLLHPSAELEKRKHKIKRLVQTPNSFFMDVKCQGCFNITTVFSHSQTVVVCGNCQTVLCQPTGGRARLTETEGSSFRRNGD; this is encoded by the exons ATGGTGCTTCAGAACGATATCGATTTGCTCCATCCATCAGCTGAGCTTGAGAAGAGGAAGCACAAGATCAAGAGGCTTGTACAGACCCCCAACTCTTTCTTTATG GATGTCAAGTGCCAGGGGTGTTTCAACAT AACCACTGTGTTCAGTCACTCGCAAACAGTTGTGGTGTGTGGGAACTGCCAGACTGTGCTGTGCCAGCCTACTGGTGGTCGTGCCAGACTCACCGAGACCGAGGGTTCCTCTTTCAGGAGGAATGGGGACTGA
- the LOC103451184 gene encoding uncharacterized protein, which produces MSKSSAKPKDILRTIQKNDGLNINETMKTIYNVRQRLKLKENAVRSQMHVLLNKLSAHKYIEWHRSSDDNSMVKDLFWTHPASVDVLRAFPHVLIMDCISETYSFPLLEIVGVTCTNITFSAAFAYLDAKNEDNYIWALSRLRAVLDEHCLPTVIVMDKDLPLMSAVHSIFPSARHLLCKLHISKHVLAKCKDMFEGKDQLDKFMMSWNMLVLSETGHEYQSRLHELDYYFGRYPHALEYVKNTWLNEYKERFVSVWTDTCMHYGHSTSNRVEGSSAKLKKLLGNSRGSFEMSWERIHSLLELQHEDIKVSLEKCLAVVQHNFMHDELKELRGFVSTIALSTIVCESKKANLVGVDYSSCGCTIRRTHGLPCVHEIAEYRQTSRPIPLYCVDPYWKKLDLLYSPKFSDHATHVITKMYRILKRWMDSDEDGRVDISTKLEEILNMESITKTTEQPSRIGTTTHCNLSAFELALSCQVSHSPADRVAAVTTTSHSEKTTRHPPKMKALRMSPLTSSTLKEQFPTALKPYISSIRDFTGDGNCGYRVIAGLMGFGDDSWSKVRRELLNELHSHQTQYENLFGRHDRVDELMHALSFFEDSPPYDRWLTMPDMGHVIASCYNVVVIYLSMSLCLTFLPTRTVSLPLLERRHIAIGSVSDDHFVQVYMFPGHPMPPVSECWHRVCLPGTDGWQIPYAERIQRFRQTFGSDVATQEMQSLNNC; this is translated from the exons ATGTCCAAGAGTTCAGCCAAACCCAAAGACATATTACGCACTATCCAAAAGAATGATGGACTCAACATCAACGAAACAATGAAAACAATTTATAATGTCAGACAACGGTTGAAGTTGAAAGAGAATGCTGTGAGATCACAGATGCATGTATTGCTAAATAAGTTATCCGCTCACAAATATATTGAGTGGCATAGGAGCTCAGATGACAATAGTATGGTGAAAGATCTGTTTTGGACTCACCCTGCTAGTGTAGATGTCTTACGTGCATTCCCCCATGTCCTAATCATGGATTGCATAAGTGAGACGTATTCTTTTCCCCTTTTAGAGATCGTAGGGGTGACTTGTACTAATATAACCTTCTCAGCTGCATTTGCTTACCTTGATGCTAAGAATGAAGACAATTACATATGGGCTTTGAGTAGATTGAGGGCTGTGTTGGATGAACATTGTCTTCCTACAGTTATTGTCATGGACAAAGACTTGCCTCTCATGAGCGCTGTTCATAGTATTTTTCCAAGTGCCCGACATTTGTTGTGTAAATTACATATCAGCAAACATGTGTTGGCAAAGTGTAAGGACATGTTTGAGGGTAAAGATCAGTTGGATAAGTTCATGATGAGTTGGAATATGTTGGTGTTATCGGAGACAGGGCACGAGTATCAAAGCCGTCTGCATGAGCTTGATTATTATTTTGGTAGATATCCACATGCACTTGAATATGTGAAGAACACTTGGTTGAACGAGTATAAAGAGAGGTTTGTGTCTGTATGGACAGATACATGTATGCATTATGGCCACTCGACGTCAAATAG GGTGGAAGGCTCAAGTGCGAAACTGAAAAAACTACTTGGCAACAGCCGAGGTAGTTTCGAAATGTCTTGGGAAAGGATTCACTCCTTGTTAGAGTTGCAACACGAAGACATCAAGGTATCACTTGAGAAGTGTTTGGCCGTCGTCCAACACAATTTCATGCATGATGAATTGAAGGAGTTGCGAGGTTTTGTATCCACCATTGCTTTGAGCACAATTGTTTGTGAGTCGAAGAAAGCCAATTTGGTGGGGGTGGATTATTCGTCATGTGGTTGCACCATTCGACGCACACATGGATTGCCCTGTGTGCATGAGATTGCAGAGTATAGACAAACTAGTCGCCCCATTCCTCTTTACTGTGTTGATCCTTATTGGAAGAAATTGGATTTGTTGTACTCCCCAAAGTTTAGTGACCATGCAACTCACGTAATTACAAAAATGTATAGGATCTTAAAGCGGTGGATGGATAGCGATGAGGATGGCAGGGTAGATATTAGTACAAAGTTGGAGGAGATTCTGAATATGGAGTCAATTACCAAGACTACCGAGCAGCCAAGTAGAATTGGCACTACCACTCATTGCAATCTTTCTGCCTTTGAGTTGGCCTTGTCCTGTCAAGTAAGTCATTCACCAGCTGACAGGGTTGCCGCAGTCACTACCACATCCCACTCAGAGAAAACAACGAGGCATCCACCCAAGATGAAG GCGCTCAGGATGTCTCCTCTCACTTCTTCTACGCTGAAAGAGCAGTTTCCTACTGCTTTGAAGCCATATATTTCCTCCATTAGGGATTTTACAGGTGATGGTAATTGTGGCTATCGAGTTATAGCTGGATTGATGGGTTTTGGTGATGATTCTTGGAGCAAGGTACGCAGAGAATTGTTGAATGAGTTGCATTCTCATCAAACACAATATGAGAACCTTTTCGGTAGACATGATAGGGTTGACGAGCTTATGCATGCactctcattctttgaggaTTCCCCACCATATGATAGGTGGTTGACCATGCCTGATATGGGACACGTTATCGCATCATGCTATAATGTAGTTGTGATCTATTTATCCATGTCATTATGTCTCACATTTTTGCCAACGAGGACTGTGTCATTGCCCTTGTTAGAGCGCCGACACATTGCCATTGGTTCAGTCAGTGATGACCATTTTGTTCAG GTTTATATGTTTCCAGGGCATCCAATGCCACCTGTCTCGGAATGTTGGCACCGAGTTTGCCTACCAGGTACTGATGGTTGGCAAATCCCATACGCTGAACGTATTCAACGATTTAGACAGACTTTTGGTTCGGATGTAGCTACTCAAGAGATGCAGTCGCTCAATAACTGTTGA
- the LOC103423485 gene encoding uncharacterized protein isoform X1, whose product MELANKVVSAATRAVSNNTVINVALVGAFVALSVRSVKQQNDIESLEAEKASLIKSNKAAKQTLWDWKQQLFADAASADSALVPLSRLKAIYGEAPVSQIGEVVKEESKSAAPKFVV is encoded by the exons ATGGAGTTGGCGAACAAGGTGGTGAGCGCCGCCACGAGAGCGGTGAGCAACAACACGGTGATAAACGTGGCCCTGGTGGGTGCGTTCGTTGCACTGAGCGTAAGGTCGGTGAAGCAGCAAAACGACATCGAATCGCTGGAGGCGGAGAAGGCGTCGCTCATCAAGTCGAACAAGGCGGCGAAGCAGACCTTGTGGGACTGGAAGCAGCAGCTCTTCGCGGATGCCGCCTCCGCTGACTCTGCCCTGGTTCCGCTTTCCAGGCTCAAAGCCATCTACGGCGAAGCCCCAGTCTCACAAATTG GTGAGGTTGTGAAGGAGGAATCAAAATCTGCTGCCCCCAAATTTGTGGTCTGA
- the LOC103423485 gene encoding uncharacterized protein isoform X2: MELANKVVSAATRAVSNNTVINVALVGAFVALSVRSVKQQNDIESLEAEKASLIKSNKAAKQTLWDWKQQLFADAASADSALVPLSRLKAIYGEAPVSQIAEFNVMLSFDD; encoded by the exons ATGGAGTTGGCGAACAAGGTGGTGAGCGCCGCCACGAGAGCGGTGAGCAACAACACGGTGATAAACGTGGCCCTGGTGGGTGCGTTCGTTGCACTGAGCGTAAGGTCGGTGAAGCAGCAAAACGACATCGAATCGCTGGAGGCGGAGAAGGCGTCGCTCATCAAGTCGAACAAGGCGGCGAAGCAGACCTTGTGGGACTGGAAGCAGCAGCTCTTCGCGGATGCCGCCTCCGCTGACTCTGCCCTGGTTCCGCTTTCCAGGCTCAAAGCCATCTACGGCGAAGCCCCAGTCTCACAAATTG CTGAGTTTAATGTCATGCTCTCATTTGATGATTGA
- the LOC139198079 gene encoding uncharacterized protein, whose translation MRREDEESDEEVQVRRNKQNIAAVIAAAMMCQPTEEQPQWGGSIAGRSYKPRNRAMTHVNLMNNYFDPNSMYTEEDFRRHFQMRRHVFERFLCDVQHVNPYFRQKRDRASRPSFSPHQKVTVALRMMTYGSPADSMDETHGMSESTCLDTLQEFCDTIVQLYKDEYLHKPNQ comes from the coding sequence atgagacgagaagatgaggagtctgatgaagaagttcaagtaaggcgcaacaaacaaaacatagcaGCAGTCATAGCTGCGGCCATGATGTGTcagccaactgaggaacaacctcaatggggtggctctattgctggtcgctcttacaaaccacgaaacagagCGATGACGCATGtcaatctgatgaacaactacttcgaCCCCAACTCAATGTACACAGAAGAAGATTTCAGACGCCACTTCCAgatgaggcgtcatgtcttCGAGCGTTTTCTTTGTGATGTCCAGCACGTCAATCCGTACTTTCGACAAAAGAGGGACAGAGCAAGCCGCCCtagtttctcacctcatcaaaAGGTTACTGTTGCACTCCGAATGATGACCTATGGCTCCCCAGCTGATTCGATGGATGAAACTcatggtatgtctgagtctacatgccttgatactcttcaagaattttgtgacACAATTGTTCAGCTTTACAAAGACGAATACCTCCACAAGCCAAATCAATAA
- the LOC103450639 gene encoding DNA repair protein recA homolog 2, mitochondrial codes for MGLLLRPPLAQRLGLAAFKQPRLSSVLCSFLQRGRRHWTNCAAECDGLLDHDDNDDAKAREKEDALSSALSRLSGDFGRESMMSMQRFSRSRRPPVISTGSLKLDLALGIGGLPKGRIIEIYGQEASGKTTLALHIIKEAQKLGGLCAFLDIENAMECSLAESMGINTKNLLFSRPDSAENMLCAVDTLTKSGSLDVIVVDSVAALVPQCELDAEIDSDYRDAQSRIITQALRKIHSSLSHSRTLIVFINQIRSSPKSGKEFGPTDEVTCGGNALKFYAAVRLRLKRIQLLQTEDKVTGLGISVQVVKNKLAPAMKKADLGIHFGRGLSCESEVLQLACEHRVIAKEGSNYLIGQKVFSNENSAEQYLAKNDALFDEVVTILRKILFER; via the exons ATGGGGTTGCTTCTCCGTCCTCCGCTTGCACAGCGGCTTGGTCTGGCTGCCTTCAAGCAACCTCGTCTTTCTTCCGTACTTTGCTCCTTCCTCCAG agaggaagaagacatTGGACAAATTGTGCCG CTGAATGTGATGGACTGTTGGATCATGATGATAATGACGATGCCAAAGCAAGGGAGAAAGAAGATGCATTGAGTTCGGCTCTCTCACGGCTTTCTGGTGATTTTGGCCGGGAGTCTATGATGTCAATGCAGCGGTTTTCTCGATCAAGACGTCCGCCTGTCATCTCCACTGGCTCCTTGAAGCTTGATCTAGCTCTTGGGATTGGAGGATTACCCAAG GGAAGAATCATTGAAATTTACGGGCAAGAAGCATCCGGGAAGACCACGCTTGCACTTCACATCATCAAGGAGGCTCAAAAGCTTGGAG GACTTTGTGCATTTCTTGATATAGAGAATGCCATGGAATGTTCACTTGCAGAATCTATGGGTATAAACACCAAAAACCTTCTCTTTTCGCGTCCCGATTCTGCTGAGAATATGCTATGTGCTGTTGACACTCTGACTAAAAGTGGTTCTTTGGATGTAATTGTGGTTGATAGT GTAGCTGCCCTGGTCCCCCAGTGCGAACTTGATGCTGAAATTGATAGTGACTACCGAGATGCACAATCAAGAATCATAACCCAAGCATTACGAAAAATACATTCTTCATTATCCCATTCTCGTACCCTTATTGTTTTTATTAACCAG ATTAGATCAAGTCCAAAGTCAGGGAAAGAATTTGGACCTACAGATGAGGTTACGTGTGGTGGAAATGCCTTGAAATTCTACGCAGCAGTGCGGTTGAGACTTAAAAGAATACAGTTGCTTCAGACTGAGGATAAG GTTACAGGTCTTGGGATTTCTGTGCAAGTTGTGAAAAATAAATTAGCACCTGCAATGAAGAAGGCCGATCTGGGGATACACTTCGGGAGAGGCTTAAGCTGTGAATCAGAGGTATTGCAGTTGGCTTGTGAACACAGGGTCATTGCCAAAGAAGGAAGCAACTACCTCATAGGGCAGAAGGTTTTTAGTAATGAAAATTCAGCCGAACAGTATTTGGCAAAAAACGATGCGCTTTTTGATGAGGTAGTAACGATCTTAAGGAAAATACTGTTTGAAAGATAG